Genomic window (Tolypothrix sp. NIES-4075):
AACTACTAGCGTTAATCCTGTTTGTAGCAGTGCCGGCAACTGAAAGCAAATAGACTTTCCGCCACCTGTGGGCATAATAATTAATGCGTCTTTTTCTGCCAACAAACAGCGGATAATTTCTGCTTGTGGAAAACGAAAATCTTCATAACCCCAAATTTTTTGAAAAGCAGCACGGACATCTTTCCAAGCTGGGGGTTGATGTTGATTCATAATTGATGGTAAGTAGATACACCCTTCTCCTTGCACACTTCATTTACATGACGTGAGTTATTAATATAGCTTGGCTATTAAGTTAAAGGTTCAGTATTTTCTATATCTTTATGTATAAAAAAAATAAATTTCATTTTGAATACTCAAAATATGCCTGAAAGACGAGTGAAAATAGAGAGTAGTGAACAGCAGCTATCATTTTTGACAACTTTAATGCGCTGACCGCACAGATGAATTAGAATTAATTACCATATCTAAACACTTTAAATAATCAATGTATTCTGATGAAGGAAGAATTAAAACATAAGTTTTATATCAGCACCGATAAATCTAAATTAGATATAAAAGCAATTCATGATTTTTTACAAAGTTTCTATTGTTATGAAAATATTCCATTAACAATTGTCGAAAAGTCAATCAAAAATTCTTTATGCTTCGGACTTTATGAAAGTAATACGCAACTTGGCTTTGCGAGAGTCATCACTGATTATGCAACTTCTGCGTTGTTAAAAGATGTTTTTATTCTTGAGCCTTATCGAGGACAAGGTTTAGGTAAATGGTTTGTCAACTATATTTTGGAATATCCAGAATTACAAGATGTTCAAAGGTGGTTATTAGGAACAAAAGATGCCCACGGGCTTTATCGTCGTTACGGTTTTAAAAATTTGACAGAACCAGAAAAAATTATGATGCGTTTAAATCATAATGCTCATCAGTTGTGAGATTTGATGAGGACAAGGGGAGTTTGTTAACAGGGAGACAAGAAGAATAATTCTTCTTTCCCCCTCAACGGGAGAGCCAGTCCCCTCGTGGCACAAAGAATTGCTTCTTGTGCTTCTGGCGATCGCGGTCTTCGTACACCTAAAGGCGATTTTCTTCACTCATTTTTCTCATCACCGCTTTCCTTAAATAATACGATACGTATTAGATTAAATACTAGCTTTCATAAGCTGACGGGATGATATAAGGCACATGATAACGAAAAAAGATACACTCGGCAACATCCAGATCCACGACAGACAACGAGCAATTAAATACACGGTGAATCCAGTCGTTGGTGTGCCTATGCCGTCTATTCCTACTGGCTCTCGCGTTCGGCTGGAATAACATTGAGTCCGGTCTCCCCTAAAGGCTACAAAGTTAGGACTTACGGATTGACAAGATAAACGAAATATGGGTTAGCGCGATAAAAATGAAGGCAAAATACTATCATTTATCTTCATTAGAATTACGCATTGACATACTTAAAGTTTTGACATATTCTGAACAAGTTTGTGTAAAGTAGACAACTTGAGGAAACGTTTAAGCCCTTACTTACGTAAGTACGCTTTACTTTACTCCGGGTTGATATAAGCTCAAATCCAATGAGGATGCCAAATTCCTTGGAATTAAACAAAGAGTTTTTCAGGGTTTTGCCTCTACCAACTTTGAGCAAGAAGACTCACTCCTGTGTGAGCTTCAGCCAACCTTGATGAAAAGAGAAGAGGCAAATGATAATTTCTGA
Coding sequences:
- a CDS encoding GNAT family N-acetyltransferase; the protein is MKEELKHKFYISTDKSKLDIKAIHDFLQSFYCYENIPLTIVEKSIKNSLCFGLYESNTQLGFARVITDYATSALLKDVFILEPYRGQGLGKWFVNYILEYPELQDVQRWLLGTKDAHGLYRRYGFKNLTEPEKIMMRLNHNAHQL